The following proteins come from a genomic window of Lycium ferocissimum isolate CSIRO_LF1 chromosome 4, AGI_CSIRO_Lferr_CH_V1, whole genome shotgun sequence:
- the LOC132052523 gene encoding type IV inositol polyphosphate 5-phosphatase 9-like isoform X2: MLADCDTTLAPSAELPNVTIFVSSWNVGGIAPPNDLNMEDLLDTQNDLADIYVLGFQEIVPLNAGSVIVPENTNLCMQWNSLIGKALNKIAVNNITLQKSEEEESQKVYPLKNGSSLKFNMDNSTQFECIISKQMVGIFITIWVRSPLLPYISHTSVSSVGCGIFGYLGNKGSVSVRFCLHETSFCFVCSHLASGGKEGDERQRNADASQILSRTRFSCDSFQYLPRKILQHDRVIWLGDLNYRIYLPEATTRSLVNEGQWSILLQKDQLKAELREGCIFKGWQEEEIEFAPTYKYFPDSDEYYGCSQNRKRGKSRAPAWCDRIIWFGKGLKQSQYNRGFFCVARVRRKQGDDEFSG; this comes from the exons ATGTTAGCTGACTGTGACACAACATTAGCCCCCTCAGCTGAGCTACCAAATGTTAC GATATTTGTTAGCTCATGGAATGTTGGAGGCATTGCACCACCCAACGACTTGAACATGGAGGACTTGCTCGATACTCAAAATGACTTGGCTGATATTTATGTTCTCGG GTTTCAAGAAATTGTACCTCTGAATGCTGGAAGCGTTATAGTGCCAGAGAATACAAATTTATGCATGCAATGGAATTCTCTTATCGGCAAAGCTCTGAACAAGATAGCTGTCAACAACATCACCCTGCAGAAGTCGGAGGAAGAAGAAAGTCAAAAGGTTTACCCACTAAAGAATGGGAGTTCCTTGAAGTTCAATATGGATAATTCAACACAATTTGAATGCATAATTAGCAAGCAAATGGTGGGAATTTTTATCACCATATGGGTGCGATCTCCACTCCTTCCCTATATCAGTCATACAAGTGTCTCCAGTGTAGGCTGTGGTATTTTTGGCTACCTTGGAAACAAG GGTTCAGTGTCGGTTAGATTTTGCTTGCATGAAACAAGCTTCTGCTTTGTGTGTAGTCATTTGGCTTCGGGAGGAAAAGAAGGAGATGAGAGACAGAGAAATGCAGATGCCTCCCAAATACTATCACGCACAAGATTTTCTTGTGACTCATTTCAGTATTTGCCAAGAAAAATTCTACAGCACGA TAGGGTGATTTGGCTAGGCGACCTGAACTATAGGATTTACTTACCTGAAGCCACAACAAGATCATTAGTCAACGAAGGGCAGTGGAGCATCTTACTACAAAAGGATCAG CTGAAGGCCGAGCTAAGAGAAGGCTGTATTTTCAAAGGTTGgcaagaggaagaaattgagtTTGCACcaacatataaatattttccaGATTCTGATGAGTATTACGGCTGCAGTCAGAACAGAAAAAGGGGAAAGAGTCGAGCCCCAGCTTG GTGCGATCGCATTATATGGTTTGGCAAGGGACTGAAGCAAAGCCAGTATAATAGAG GTTTCTTTTGTGTTGCGAGAGTAAGGAGGAAGCAAGGGGATGATGAATTTTCTGGCTGA
- the LOC132052523 gene encoding type IV inositol polyphosphate 5-phosphatase 9-like isoform X1 yields the protein MLADCDTTLAPSAELPNVTIFVSSWNVGGIAPPNDLNMEDLLDTQNDLADIYVLGFQEIVPLNAGSVIVPENTNLCMQWNSLIGKALNKIAVNNITLQKSEEEESQKVYPLKNGSSLKFNMDNSTQFECIISKQMVGIFITIWVRSPLLPYISHTSVSSVGCGIFGYLGNKGSVSVRFCLHETSFCFVCSHLASGGKEGDERQRNADASQILSRTRFSCDSFQYLPRKILQHDRVIWLGDLNYRIYLPEATTRSLVNEGQWSILLQKDQLKAELREGCIFKGWQEEEIEFAPTYKYFPDSDEYYGCSQNRKRGKSRAPAWCDRIIWFGKGLKQSQYNRGEFRLSDHRPVRAIFTAEVKVPSPLY from the exons ATGTTAGCTGACTGTGACACAACATTAGCCCCCTCAGCTGAGCTACCAAATGTTAC GATATTTGTTAGCTCATGGAATGTTGGAGGCATTGCACCACCCAACGACTTGAACATGGAGGACTTGCTCGATACTCAAAATGACTTGGCTGATATTTATGTTCTCGG GTTTCAAGAAATTGTACCTCTGAATGCTGGAAGCGTTATAGTGCCAGAGAATACAAATTTATGCATGCAATGGAATTCTCTTATCGGCAAAGCTCTGAACAAGATAGCTGTCAACAACATCACCCTGCAGAAGTCGGAGGAAGAAGAAAGTCAAAAGGTTTACCCACTAAAGAATGGGAGTTCCTTGAAGTTCAATATGGATAATTCAACACAATTTGAATGCATAATTAGCAAGCAAATGGTGGGAATTTTTATCACCATATGGGTGCGATCTCCACTCCTTCCCTATATCAGTCATACAAGTGTCTCCAGTGTAGGCTGTGGTATTTTTGGCTACCTTGGAAACAAG GGTTCAGTGTCGGTTAGATTTTGCTTGCATGAAACAAGCTTCTGCTTTGTGTGTAGTCATTTGGCTTCGGGAGGAAAAGAAGGAGATGAGAGACAGAGAAATGCAGATGCCTCCCAAATACTATCACGCACAAGATTTTCTTGTGACTCATTTCAGTATTTGCCAAGAAAAATTCTACAGCACGA TAGGGTGATTTGGCTAGGCGACCTGAACTATAGGATTTACTTACCTGAAGCCACAACAAGATCATTAGTCAACGAAGGGCAGTGGAGCATCTTACTACAAAAGGATCAG CTGAAGGCCGAGCTAAGAGAAGGCTGTATTTTCAAAGGTTGgcaagaggaagaaattgagtTTGCACcaacatataaatattttccaGATTCTGATGAGTATTACGGCTGCAGTCAGAACAGAAAAAGGGGAAAGAGTCGAGCCCCAGCTTG GTGCGATCGCATTATATGGTTTGGCAAGGGACTGAAGCAAAGCCAGTATAATAGAGGTGAGTTCAGATTGTCAGACCACAGACCAGTACGGGCAATTTTCACGGCAGAGGTCAAGGTTCCATCACCATTATATTAG
- the LOC132052523 gene encoding type IV inositol polyphosphate 5-phosphatase 9-like isoform X3, with product MLADCDTTLAPSAELPNVTIFVSSWNVGGIAPPNDLNMEDLLDTQNDLADIYVLGFQEIVPLNAGSVIVPENTNLCMQWNSLIGKALNKIAVNNITLQKSEEEESQKVYPLKNGSSLKFNMDNSTQFECIISKQMVGIFITIWVRSPLLPYISHTSVSSVGCGIFGYLGNKGSVSVRFCLHETSFCFVCSHLASGGKEGDERQRNADASQILSRTRFSCDSFQYLPRKILQHDRVIWLGDLNYRIYLPEATTRSLVNEGQWSILLQKDQVGKRKKLSLHQHINIFQILMSITAAVRTEKGERVEPQLGAIALYGLARD from the exons ATGTTAGCTGACTGTGACACAACATTAGCCCCCTCAGCTGAGCTACCAAATGTTAC GATATTTGTTAGCTCATGGAATGTTGGAGGCATTGCACCACCCAACGACTTGAACATGGAGGACTTGCTCGATACTCAAAATGACTTGGCTGATATTTATGTTCTCGG GTTTCAAGAAATTGTACCTCTGAATGCTGGAAGCGTTATAGTGCCAGAGAATACAAATTTATGCATGCAATGGAATTCTCTTATCGGCAAAGCTCTGAACAAGATAGCTGTCAACAACATCACCCTGCAGAAGTCGGAGGAAGAAGAAAGTCAAAAGGTTTACCCACTAAAGAATGGGAGTTCCTTGAAGTTCAATATGGATAATTCAACACAATTTGAATGCATAATTAGCAAGCAAATGGTGGGAATTTTTATCACCATATGGGTGCGATCTCCACTCCTTCCCTATATCAGTCATACAAGTGTCTCCAGTGTAGGCTGTGGTATTTTTGGCTACCTTGGAAACAAG GGTTCAGTGTCGGTTAGATTTTGCTTGCATGAAACAAGCTTCTGCTTTGTGTGTAGTCATTTGGCTTCGGGAGGAAAAGAAGGAGATGAGAGACAGAGAAATGCAGATGCCTCCCAAATACTATCACGCACAAGATTTTCTTGTGACTCATTTCAGTATTTGCCAAGAAAAATTCTACAGCACGA TAGGGTGATTTGGCTAGGCGACCTGAACTATAGGATTTACTTACCTGAAGCCACAACAAGATCATTAGTCAACGAAGGGCAGTGGAGCATCTTACTACAAAAGGATCAG GTTGgcaagaggaagaaattgagtTTGCACcaacatataaatattttccaGATTCTGATGAGTATTACGGCTGCAGTCAGAACAGAAAAAGGGGAAAGAGTCGAGCCCCAGCTTG GTGCGATCGCATTATATGGTTTGGCAAGGGACTGA
- the LOC132053980 gene encoding protein AGENET DOMAIN (AGD)-CONTAINING P1-like, whose product MAMMSKAIKAIAFKKQQTTKVFQKGDEVEVASQEYGFIGSYYTATIISCLGDYHYKVKYKTLLTDDESAPLECIVTAAEVRPVQPDQHEIMSENNFRMYDMVDVFANDGWWFGFISGKIGQEYYVYFPTTADNIAYPPDVLRFHQEWSNGKWISLPRQGRIFDLH is encoded by the coding sequence ATGGCGATGATGTCAAAGGCAATAAAAGCAATAGCATTCAagaaacaacaaacaacaaaagTTTTCCAAAAGGGTGATGAAGTTGAAGTAGCAAGTCAAGAATATGGCTTCATAGGTTCCTATTATACTGCAACTATTATTTCTTGCCTTGGCGATTATCATTACAAAGTCAAGTACAAAACTCTGTTGACTGATGATGAGTCTGCGCCGCTAGAGTGTATTGTCACTGCTGCTGAGGTCCGCCCTGTGCAACCTGATCAACATGAAATAATGTCGGAAAATAACTTCCGTATGTACGACATGGTTGATGTATTTGCCAACGATGGCTGGTGGTTCGGATTTATTAGTGGAAAAATTGGACAAGAATACTATGTCTACTTCCCTACAACTGCGGATAACATTGCATATCCTCCTGATGTGTTGAGGTTTCATCAAGAATGGTCTAATGGCAAGTGGATATCTCTTCCTAGACAAGGAAGGATTTTTGACTTACactga